A section of the Microbacterium forte genome encodes:
- a CDS encoding DUF3097 domain-containing protein, translating to MDDRYGSDVLAAGWRERAAKPVPQVAAELDLVVEVAQDGFCGAVTRVQGGNVELEDRVGRKRLFPLGGGFLIDGSPVRLTVPAAKEQGLRRTASGSFVAADQRARVALPSRILVEGKHDAELVEKVWGADLRVEGVVVEFLQGVDLLDELLAAEPPTASRRYGVLVDHLVPGSKESRVADAVARGPHGKHVRIVGHPFVDVWQCVTPRALGIAKWPEIPRGTDWKTGICRAFGWPYETQGDTGRAWQHILSKVHTYRDLEPALLGRVEELIDFVTAPAP from the coding sequence ATGGACGACAGGTATGGATCGGATGTGCTCGCGGCCGGCTGGCGTGAGCGCGCAGCGAAGCCGGTTCCTCAGGTTGCGGCCGAGCTCGATCTCGTCGTCGAGGTCGCGCAGGACGGATTCTGCGGAGCGGTCACGCGGGTGCAGGGCGGCAACGTCGAGCTCGAAGACCGAGTCGGGCGCAAGCGCCTCTTCCCCCTGGGCGGCGGGTTCCTGATCGACGGATCGCCTGTTCGCCTCACAGTCCCCGCAGCGAAGGAGCAGGGACTCCGGCGCACGGCATCCGGATCCTTCGTGGCCGCTGACCAGCGAGCCAGGGTCGCACTGCCCAGCCGCATCCTGGTGGAGGGCAAGCACGACGCCGAGCTCGTCGAGAAGGTGTGGGGCGCAGATCTGCGGGTCGAGGGCGTGGTCGTCGAGTTCCTGCAGGGAGTCGATCTGCTCGATGAGCTGCTCGCCGCCGAGCCGCCGACCGCCTCCCGGCGCTACGGGGTGCTCGTCGATCATCTCGTGCCGGGGTCGAAGGAGTCGCGCGTCGCCGATGCGGTCGCCCGCGGACCGCATGGAAAGCACGTACGCATCGTCGGCCATCCGTTCGTCGACGTCTGGCAGTGCGTCACCCCGCGGGCTCTCGGAATCGCGAAGTGGCCGGAGATCCCCCGGGGGACGGACTGGAAGACCGGGATCTGTCGTGCGTTCGGCTGGCCATACGAGACGCAGGGCGACACCGGTCGGGCCTGGCAGCACATCCTGTCGAAGGTGCACACGTATCGCGACCTCGAGCCCGCGCTCCTCGGCCGGGTCGAAGAGCTGATCGACTTCGTCACCGCGCCCGCGCCCTGA
- a CDS encoding CPBP family intramembrane glutamic endopeptidase, which translates to MIDIQRTSTTWPAVAPALLVCLAAPAFFVVQIAWLGWVLLALGVGAAWLVERRVPSSPDQTATVGARPESARVIGASRRPSLTRDLSLIALGMLIVSVIPLAAELDNLAMLRFTLALGGAVAVPYVVSRFVFRDRAIGFPWRAHRRWGRLQWGWLVAVLVLGWLILPFYFITSGVYQNWPVVDSPELIARLFVGVGAVGIWDELFFICTVFALLRRHFPDALANVLQMIVFVSFLWELGYREWGPLLTIPFALLQGFIFMRTHSLAYVVTVHLLFDAVVFAVLVHAHNPGLLPIFLI; encoded by the coding sequence GTGATCGACATCCAGCGCACGTCGACCACCTGGCCCGCCGTCGCACCTGCGCTGCTCGTGTGCCTTGCGGCACCGGCGTTCTTCGTCGTGCAGATCGCCTGGCTCGGCTGGGTGCTGCTCGCGCTCGGCGTCGGCGCCGCCTGGCTGGTCGAACGGCGTGTGCCCTCGTCCCCGGATCAGACGGCGACCGTCGGCGCGCGGCCTGAGAGCGCTCGCGTGATCGGAGCGAGTCGTCGGCCTTCGCTCACCCGGGACCTCTCGTTGATCGCGCTCGGAATGCTCATCGTGAGCGTCATCCCGCTGGCGGCGGAGCTCGACAACCTGGCGATGCTGCGCTTCACGCTGGCGCTCGGAGGTGCGGTCGCCGTGCCGTACGTCGTCTCGCGCTTCGTCTTCCGAGATCGGGCGATCGGTTTCCCCTGGCGTGCACACCGGCGATGGGGGCGCCTGCAATGGGGCTGGCTGGTGGCGGTCCTGGTGCTCGGCTGGCTGATCCTGCCCTTCTACTTCATCACGAGCGGGGTCTATCAGAACTGGCCGGTCGTCGACTCGCCCGAGCTCATCGCGCGGCTGTTCGTCGGCGTCGGCGCAGTCGGCATCTGGGACGAGCTGTTCTTCATCTGCACCGTGTTCGCACTGCTGCGCAGACACTTTCCCGATGCCCTCGCCAACGTGCTGCAGATGATCGTGTTCGTCTCCTTCCTGTGGGAGCTCGGCTACCGCGAGTGGGGTCCGCTGCTCACCATCCCGTTCGCGCTACTGCAGGGGTTCATCTTCATGCGGACGCACTCGCTCGCCTATGTCGTGACCGTGCATCTGCTCTTCGACGCTGTCGTCTTCGCCGTGCTCGTGCACGCGCACAACCCCGGGCTGCTGCCGATCTTCCTGATCTGA
- the trmB gene encoding tRNA (guanosine(46)-N7)-methyltransferase TrmB, with protein sequence MPEPRTFRDEPVSFVRRSGRMSDAQERAFEELGPHYLLDVPRDVAWTSVHPEARLDPTVEYGRAADLFVEIGSGQGHAIVAAASSRPDDDFLAVEVFRAGLARTMLDADREGARNVRVVEANAPEVLSSYLPEEAAAEVWIFFPDPWHKKKHTKRRLVRQGFGDTAARALRDGGLLRLATDWEDYALQMRDVLDDEPLFERAFDGDWAERFDGRVMTAFERKGIAKGRDIRDLVYRRKPRA encoded by the coding sequence ATGCCCGAACCCCGCACCTTCCGCGACGAACCGGTCTCCTTCGTGCGCCGCAGCGGCCGGATGTCCGACGCGCAGGAACGCGCGTTCGAAGAGCTCGGACCGCACTACCTCCTGGATGTCCCTCGTGATGTCGCGTGGACCTCGGTGCACCCTGAAGCAAGGCTCGACCCGACCGTCGAATACGGACGGGCGGCCGATCTGTTCGTCGAGATCGGATCCGGCCAGGGGCACGCCATCGTCGCCGCGGCGTCGTCGCGACCCGATGACGACTTCCTCGCCGTCGAGGTCTTTCGCGCCGGGCTGGCGAGGACGATGCTCGATGCCGACCGCGAGGGCGCACGCAACGTGCGTGTGGTCGAGGCGAATGCGCCGGAGGTGCTGTCGTCTTACCTGCCCGAGGAAGCCGCAGCGGAGGTCTGGATCTTCTTCCCCGACCCGTGGCACAAGAAGAAGCACACCAAACGCCGGCTCGTCCGCCAGGGGTTCGGTGACACCGCCGCCCGCGCGCTTCGCGACGGAGGTCTCCTCCGCCTGGCGACCGACTGGGAGGACTACGCCCTCCAGATGCGCGACGTGCTCGACGACGAGCCGCTGTTCGAGCGCGCTTTCGACGGTGACTGGGCGGAGCGGTTCGACGGACGAGTCATGACGGCTTTCGAGCGCAAGGGGATCGCCAAGGGGCGCGACATCCGCGATCTCGTGTATCGGCGGAAGCCGCGCGCGTGA